One window of Bacteroides sp. AN502(2024) genomic DNA carries:
- a CDS encoding oxaloacetate decarboxylase, translated as MKKEIKFSLVYRDMWQSSGKYQPRVDQLVRIAPLIIEMGCFARVETNGGAFEQVNLLYGENPNKAVRAFTAPFREAGIQTHMLDRGLNALRMYPVPADVRKLMYKVKHAQGVDITRIFCGLNETRNIIPSIKYALEAGMIPQATLCITYSPVHTVEYYARIAEQLIEAGAPEICLKDMAGIGRPGMLGELVRTIKEKHPDILIQYHGHSGPGLSMASILEVCENGADIIDVAMEPMSWGKVHPDVISVQTMLKDLGFQVPDINMKAYMKARAMTQEFMDDFLGYFMDPTNKYMSSLLLKCGLPGGMMGSMMADLKGVHSGINMILRSKNEPELSLDDLLVMLFDEVEYVWPKLGYPPLVTPFSQYVKNVALMNLMQQVKGEERWTMIDNHTWDMILGKSGRLPGTLAPEIVELAKSKGYEFVDVDPQLNYPDALDAYRKEMDENGWEYGEDGEELFELAMHDRQYRDYKSGVAKKRFEDDLQRAKDAAMVKSGYSEEEIKKLKRAKADPVIAPCNGQVLWEVSVEGPSIAPFIGRKYQHDEVFCYLSTPWGEYEKILTGFTGRVVEICAQQGATVRKGEVIGYILRSDIFA; from the coding sequence ATGAAAAAGGAAATCAAATTCAGTCTTGTTTATCGGGATATGTGGCAATCTTCCGGTAAATATCAACCTCGGGTTGATCAGCTTGTCCGTATCGCTCCTTTGATTATTGAGATGGGATGTTTTGCCAGAGTTGAAACAAACGGTGGTGCTTTTGAGCAAGTGAATCTGTTGTACGGCGAAAATCCTAATAAGGCTGTCCGTGCTTTTACTGCACCCTTTAGAGAAGCGGGCATTCAAACGCACATGCTCGATCGTGGTTTGAATGCATTGCGTATGTATCCGGTTCCGGCGGATGTGCGTAAATTGATGTATAAAGTCAAGCATGCACAAGGGGTGGATATCACACGTATATTCTGTGGATTGAATGAGACGAGAAACATAATTCCTTCCATTAAATATGCTTTGGAAGCAGGCATGATTCCGCAGGCAACTCTTTGTATCACCTATTCTCCCGTACACACTGTTGAGTATTATGCCCGAATTGCCGAGCAGTTGATTGAGGCCGGTGCACCTGAAATATGCTTGAAAGATATGGCGGGTATCGGTCGTCCGGGTATGTTAGGAGAATTGGTCAGGACCATCAAGGAGAAGCATCCGGATATATTGATTCAATATCATGGCCATAGCGGGCCGGGGTTGTCTATGGCTTCTATTCTTGAGGTTTGCGAAAATGGTGCAGACATCATTGATGTGGCTATGGAGCCCATGTCCTGGGGCAAAGTTCATCCGGATGTAATCTCCGTGCAGACTATGTTGAAAGATTTAGGCTTCCAGGTTCCCGACATAAATATGAAAGCATATATGAAAGCTCGTGCTATGACGCAAGAGTTCATGGATGATTTTCTAGGTTATTTTATGGATCCTACCAATAAATATATGTCATCACTTTTACTGAAATGTGGTTTGCCGGGTGGTATGATGGGATCTATGATGGCGGATTTGAAAGGGGTACATTCCGGTATCAATATGATATTAAGGAGTAAGAATGAGCCGGAACTTAGTTTGGATGATTTGCTTGTGATGCTTTTTGATGAAGTAGAATATGTATGGCCTAAGCTAGGTTATCCTCCTTTGGTAACTCCTTTCAGCCAGTATGTGAAGAATGTTGCATTAATGAATCTGATGCAACAGGTGAAAGGGGAAGAACGCTGGACAATGATAGATAATCATACTTGGGATATGATTCTGGGTAAAAGTGGACGTCTGCCGGGTACACTTGCTCCGGAGATTGTAGAGTTGGCGAAATCTAAAGGATATGAATTTGTCGATGTCGATCCGCAGTTGAACTATCCGGACGCTTTGGATGCTTATCGCAAGGAAATGGATGAGAATGGCTGGGAATATGGTGAGGATGGCGAAGAACTTTTCGAGTTGGCTATGCATGATCGTCAGTATCGTGATTATAAGTCGGGTGTTGCCAAGAAACGTTTTGAAGATGATTTACAACGTGCCAAGGATGCGGCCATGGTAAAGAGTGGCTATTCCGAGGAAGAAATTAAGAAGCTAAAGCGTGCCAAGGCAGATCCGGTTATTGCTCCCTGTAACGGGCAAGTGCTTTGGGAAGTTTCCGTAGAAGGACCGTCCATTGCACCATTTATCGGGCGTAAATATCAGCATGACGAAGTATTTTGTTATCTCTCTACTCCATGGGGAGAATATGAAAAGATTCTGACCGGATTTACCGGACGGGTGGTAGAGATATGTGCACAGCAAGGTGCTACCGTACGTAAGGGAGAGGTCATCGGTTATATTCTGCGAAGCGATATCTTTGCGTAA
- a CDS encoding succinate dehydrogenase/fumarate reductase cytochrome b subunit, with translation MWLSNSSVGRKVVMSVTGIALVLFLTFHMAMNLVAIISADGYNMICEFLGANWYALVATAGLAALFVIHIIYAFWLTMQNRKARGSERYAVVDKPKTVEWASQNMLVLGLIVIVGLGLHLFNFWAKMQLPELMHNMGMHADTLTLAYAANGAYHIQQTFSCPVYVVLYLVWLFALWFHLTHGFWSSMQSLGWNNKVWINRWKCISNIYSTIIVLGFALVVVVFFVKTLICGDAC, from the coding sequence GGTTAAGTAATTCATCTGTAGGAAGGAAAGTGGTGATGAGCGTTACCGGTATCGCCCTTGTCCTGTTTCTAACATTTCACATGGCGATGAACTTGGTTGCAATCATCTCGGCTGATGGTTATAACATGATTTGTGAATTCCTGGGAGCAAACTGGTATGCGTTAGTGGCTACCGCAGGACTAGCTGCTCTTTTCGTGATTCACATCATCTACGCTTTCTGGCTGACAATGCAGAATCGCAAAGCGCGTGGTAGCGAACGATATGCAGTGGTTGACAAACCGAAAACTGTAGAATGGGCATCTCAAAACATGTTGGTACTGGGTCTGATCGTCATCGTAGGTCTTGGTTTGCACCTCTTTAACTTCTGGGCAAAAATGCAGTTGCCGGAACTGATGCACAACATGGGTATGCACGCTGACACACTGACGCTGGCTTATGCCGCTAACGGCGCTTATCACATCCAGCAGACTTTCTCTTGTCCGGTTTACGTGGTTCTTTACCTCGTCTGGCTATTTGCGCTGTGGTTTCACCTGACTCATGGTTTCTGGAGCTCCATGCAATCACTGGGATGGAACAACAAAGTATGGATCAATCGTTGGAAATGTATTTCTAACATCTATTCTACGATTATTGTACTCGGTTTCGCACTGGTAGTAGTGGTATTCTTCGTAAAAACACTGATTTGTGGCGATGCTTGCTAA
- the dprA gene encoding DNA-processing protein DprA yields the protein MNSSEEEQIYSIALTMVPGIGHIGAKRLIDGMGNAVDVFRLRKEIPERIPEVSQRVIEALDCPQAVIRAELEYEFIRKNRISCLTFHDEAFPSRLRECEDAPIVLFFKGNADLNSLHIINMVGTRNATDYGTRICASFLRELKVLCPDVLVVSGLAYGIDIHAHRESLVNDLSTVGVLAHGMDRIYPYVHRKTAIEMCERGGLLTEFMSGTNPDKHNFVSRNRIVAGMCDATVVIESGEKGGSLITAELAEGYHRDCFAFPGRINDEYSKGCNRLIRDNRASLLLSAEDLVQAMGWNISSTSSEKVNVQRSLFPDLSEEEQKIVSILEKLGSLQINSLIVEADIPVNKINAVLFELEMKGVIRVLAGGMYQLLN from the coding sequence ATGAACAGCTCCGAAGAAGAACAAATTTATAGTATCGCCTTGACAATGGTGCCTGGTATCGGGCACATAGGTGCGAAACGCTTGATAGACGGAATGGGCAATGCTGTGGATGTCTTCCGTCTGCGTAAAGAAATACCGGAACGTATTCCTGAAGTGAGTCAACGAGTGATAGAGGCGTTGGATTGTCCTCAAGCTGTGATTCGCGCCGAATTGGAATATGAGTTTATACGGAAGAACCGTATCTCCTGTCTGACTTTCCATGATGAGGCTTTCCCTTCCCGTTTGAGGGAATGTGAAGATGCTCCTATCGTCCTTTTCTTTAAAGGAAATGCCGATTTGAATTCCCTGCATATCATAAATATGGTAGGTACCCGTAATGCCACTGATTATGGTACCCGGATCTGTGCCTCTTTCTTGCGCGAGCTGAAAGTTCTTTGTCCTGATGTATTGGTTGTCAGCGGACTTGCTTATGGGATTGATATCCATGCACATCGTGAATCGCTGGTCAATGACCTGTCTACGGTAGGTGTTCTTGCGCACGGTATGGATCGTATTTATCCTTATGTCCATCGGAAAACAGCCATTGAAATGTGCGAAAGAGGTGGACTGCTTACTGAGTTTATGTCCGGAACAAATCCCGACAAGCATAATTTCGTCAGTCGTAACCGTATTGTCGCGGGTATGTGTGATGCTACGGTTGTCATTGAATCGGGAGAAAAAGGAGGCTCATTAATTACTGCTGAACTTGCTGAAGGTTATCACCGCGATTGTTTTGCTTTTCCTGGTCGGATAAATGATGAATATTCAAAGGGGTGTAATCGCTTAATTAGAGATAACAGGGCTTCCTTATTGTTATCAGCCGAAGATCTTGTACAGGCGATGGGATGGAATATTTCGTCAACTTCTTCCGAGAAAGTAAATGTGCAGCGTAGCCTTTTTCCCGACTTATCCGAAGAAGAACAAAAGATTGTCTCTATTCTGGAGAAACTGGGAAGTTTACAGATTAACTCTCTGATAGTAGAAGCAGATATCCCTGTAAATAAGATAAATGCTGTTCTTTTTGAACTGGAAATGAAAGGGGTGATTCGTGTATTGGCAGGAGGTATGTATCAGCTATTAAATTAA
- a CDS encoding succinate dehydrogenase/fumarate reductase iron-sulfur subunit, which yields MDKNISFTLKVWRQAGPKAKGAFETYQMKDIPGDTSFLEMLDILNEQLISERKEPVVFDHDCREGICGMCSLYINGHPHGPATGATTCQIYMRRFNDGDTITVEPWRSAGFPVIKDLMVDRTAYDKIMQAGGYVSVRTGAPQDANAILIPKPIADEAMDAASCIGCGACVAACKNGSAMLFVSAKVSQLNLLPQGKPEALRRAKAMLSKMDELGFGNCTNTRACEAECPKNISISNIARLNRDFIIAKLKD from the coding sequence ATGGATAAAAATATATCATTTACACTGAAGGTATGGCGCCAAGCTGGTCCGAAAGCTAAAGGTGCTTTTGAAACCTACCAAATGAAAGATATCCCCGGCGATACTTCCTTCCTCGAGATGCTGGATATTCTGAATGAACAGCTCATCAGCGAAAGAAAAGAACCGGTAGTATTCGACCACGACTGCCGCGAAGGTATCTGCGGTATGTGTTCTCTTTACATCAACGGACACCCGCACGGTCCTGCAACAGGTGCTACTACTTGCCAGATTTACATGCGTCGTTTCAACGACGGTGACACGATTACTGTTGAACCTTGGCGTTCGGCCGGTTTCCCGGTTATCAAGGACTTGATGGTCGACCGCACTGCATACGATAAGATTATGCAGGCTGGCGGTTACGTAAGTGTCCGTACAGGTGCTCCTCAGGATGCCAACGCTATCCTGATTCCGAAGCCTATTGCTGACGAAGCTATGGATGCAGCTTCTTGTATCGGTTGCGGTGCTTGTGTAGCTGCATGTAAGAATGGTTCTGCCATGTTGTTCGTTTCTGCAAAAGTCAGTCAGTTGAACTTGCTGCCGCAAGGTAAACCGGAAGCCTTGCGTCGTGCCAAAGCTATGTTGTCAAAGATGGATGAACTGGGATTCGGTAACTGTACAAACACTCGTGCTTGTGAGGCTGAATGTCCGAAGAACATTTCTATCAGCAACATCGCCCGCTTGAACCGTGACTTCATCATCGCAAAATTAAAAGACTAG
- a CDS encoding fumarate reductase/succinate dehydrogenase flavoprotein subunit, which translates to MIKIDSKIPEGPVAEKWTNYKAHQKLVNPANKRRLDIIVVGTGLAGASAAASLGEMGFRVFNFCIQDSPRRAHSIAAQGGINAAKNYQNDGDSIYRLFYDTVKGGDYRAREANVYRLAEVSNAIIDQCVAQGVPFAREYGGTLDNRSFGGAQVSRTFYAKGQTGQQLLLGAYSALSRQVNAGTVKLYTRYEMQDIVIIDGRARGIIAKNLVTGKLERFAAHAVVIATGGYGNTYFLSTNAMGCNCTAAISCYRKGAVFANPAYVQIHPTCIPVHGDKQSKLTLMSESLRNDGRIWVPKKKEDAVKLQKGEIKGSDIPEEDRDYYLERRYPAFGNLVPRDVASRAAKERCDAGFGVNNTGLAVFLDFSEAINRLGIDIVLQRYGNLFDMYEEITDVNPGELAKEINGMKYYNPMMIYPAIHYTMGGIWVDYELQTTIKGLFAIGECNFSDHGANRLGASALMQGLADGYFVLPYTIQNYLADQITVPRFSTDLPEFVEAEKAVQAKIDKLMSIQGKESVDSIHKKLGHVMWEYVGMGRTAEGLKKGLAELKEIRKEFETNLFIPGSKEGMNVELDKAIRLYDFITMGELVAYDALNRNESCGGHFREEYQTEEGEAKRDDENFFYVACWEYQGDDEKAPVLHKEPLVYEAIKVQTRNYKS; encoded by the coding sequence ATGATCAAGATAGATTCAAAAATTCCAGAAGGCCCGGTGGCTGAGAAATGGACCAACTATAAAGCTCACCAGAAATTGGTGAATCCCGCTAATAAACGTCGTTTGGACATCATCGTTGTGGGTACGGGTCTGGCAGGTGCTTCTGCTGCTGCTTCACTTGGTGAAATGGGTTTCAGAGTATTCAATTTCTGCATTCAGGATTCTCCTCGTCGTGCACACTCTATTGCTGCACAGGGTGGTATCAATGCTGCAAAGAATTATCAAAATGATGGTGACTCCATTTACCGTCTGTTTTACGATACAGTGAAAGGCGGTGACTATCGTGCTCGTGAAGCAAACGTATACCGTCTGGCTGAAGTCTCCAACGCTATCATCGACCAATGTGTAGCTCAAGGTGTTCCTTTCGCCCGCGAATATGGTGGCACACTGGACAACCGCTCTTTCGGTGGCGCACAGGTATCCCGTACTTTCTACGCTAAAGGACAGACAGGCCAGCAGTTGTTGCTGGGTGCTTATTCTGCACTGAGCCGTCAGGTAAACGCAGGTACTGTTAAACTGTACACTCGCTATGAAATGCAGGATATCGTCATCATTGACGGACGTGCCCGCGGTATCATCGCTAAAAATCTTGTAACAGGTAAGCTGGAACGTTTCGCCGCTCACGCTGTAGTAATCGCTACCGGTGGTTATGGTAACACTTACTTCCTGTCTACTAACGCTATGGGTTGTAACTGTACAGCTGCCATCTCTTGCTACCGCAAGGGTGCTGTATTTGCCAACCCCGCATACGTTCAGATTCACCCGACTTGCATCCCCGTACACGGTGACAAGCAGTCAAAACTGACTTTGATGTCCGAATCTCTCCGTAACGACGGTCGTATCTGGGTTCCGAAGAAGAAAGAAGATGCTGTGAAACTTCAGAAAGGCGAAATCAAAGGAAGTGACATTCCGGAAGAAGACCGCGACTATTACTTGGAACGCCGCTATCCGGCATTCGGTAACTTGGTTCCGCGTGACGTTGCCAGCCGTGCCGCTAAAGAGCGTTGCGACGCAGGCTTCGGTGTAAACAACACCGGTTTGGCTGTATTCCTCGATTTCTCCGAAGCTATCAACCGGTTGGGTATTGACATCGTTCTTCAACGTTACGGTAACCTCTTCGATATGTACGAAGAAATCACCGACGTCAATCCGGGCGAACTGGCAAAAGAAATCAATGGAATGAAATATTACAACCCGATGATGATTTATCCGGCTATCCACTATACAATGGGTGGTATCTGGGTAGACTACGAACTGCAAACTACTATCAAGGGGCTGTTCGCTATCGGTGAATGTAACTTCTCCGACCACGGTGCAAACCGCCTCGGTGCTTCTGCATTGATGCAAGGCTTGGCTGACGGTTACTTCGTATTACCTTATACAATCCAGAATTATCTGGCAGATCAAATCACTGTTCCTCGTTTCTCTACCGATCTTCCTGAATTTGTTGAAGCAGAAAAGGCAGTTCAAGCTAAGATCGACAAGCTCATGAGTATCCAAGGTAAAGAATCTGTTGATTCTATCCACAAGAAACTGGGTCATGTCATGTGGGAATATGTAGGTATGGGACGTACGGCCGAAGGCCTGAAGAAAGGTCTTGCCGAACTGAAAGAAATCCGCAAGGAATTTGAAACGAATCTGTTTATTCCCGGTTCTAAAGAAGGTATGAACGTAGAGCTTGACAAAGCCATCCGTCTGTATGACTTCATCACTATGGGTGAGCTTGTTGCTTACGATGCATTGAACCGTAACGAAAGTTGTGGTGGTCACTTCCGTGAAGAATACCAGACCGAAGAAGGAGAGGCCAAACGTGATGACGAAAACTTCTTCTATGTAGCATGCTGGGAATATCAGGGTGACGATGAAAAGGCTCCGGTATTGCACAAAGAACCACTGGTATACGAAGCCATCAAGGTTCAAACCCGTAACTACAAGAGCTAA